From a single Brassica rapa cultivar Chiifu-401-42 chromosome A01, CAAS_Brap_v3.01, whole genome shotgun sequence genomic region:
- the LOC103862882 gene encoding chromophore lyase CRL, chloroplastic, producing the protein MGTGSGSDPESSSSGWSRAPGLVVKTLVLIGGAVLLKRLTKSTTRWDHSHVVSRSLSGEKFSKEQASRDPDNYFNIRMMSCPAAEMVDGSQVLYLEQAFWRTPQKPFRQRLYMVKPCPKELKCDVEVSSYAIRDAEEYKNFCDRPKDQRPLPEEVIGDIGEHLTTIQLSCCDRGKRCLYEGSAPPGGFPNSWNGASYCTSDLTVLKNNEIHLWDRGFDDDGNQVWGPKEGPYEFKPAPSSSSINNDVFSPLNIFPQSTLDKPIKGSFILQE; encoded by the exons atgggtACCGGGTCAGGTTCGGATCCGGAGTCGAGTTCGTCCGGGTGGAGCAGGGCTCCTGGTTTGGTAGTGAAGACGCTGGTTCTGATCGGCGGCGCTGTTCTCCTGAAGCGTCTCACGAAATCCACCACTCGCTGGGACCACTCTCACGTCGTCTCTCGCTCTCTCAGCGGCGAAAAG TTTTCTAAGGAGCAAGCATCAAGGGATCCTGATAATTACTTCAACATAAG AATGATGAGCTGCCCAGCAGCTGAGATGGTGGATGGTTCGCAGGTTTTGTATCTCGAACAG GCATTTTGGAGAACTCCTCAAAAACCCTTTCGGCAA AGATTGTATATGGTTAAGCCTTGCCCAAAGGAACTGAAATGTGATGTCGAG GTGAGCTCATATGCAATCAGAGATGCTGAGGAGTACAAAAATTTCTGTGACCGCCCAAAGGACCAACGCCCACTTCCCGAAGAAGTTATTGGT GACATAGGAGAGCATTTGACAACCATACAACTTAGCTGTTGTGACCGCGGAAAGCGTTGCTTGTATGAAGGATCAGCTCCACCTGGTGGTTTCCCAAATTCAtgg AATGGTGCAAGCTATTGTACATCTGATCTTACAGTCCTGAAAAACAATGAGATACATCTCTGGGATCGCGGGTTTGATGATGATGGAAACCAG GTGTGGGGACCAAAGGAAGGCCCGTACGAGTTCAAACCGGCGCCTTCATCGTCAAGCATCAACAACGATGTGTTCTCTCCTTTGAATATATTTCCTCAATCTACACTTGATAAACCAATCAAAGGATCCTTCATTTTGCAAGAGTAG